In Neptuniibacter halophilus, the genomic stretch GGAGATAAAATCAGTGACTCCAACAATACTGACCCGCCTGTAACGGAAAAGTTCCCGAGCCATTCAAAATTCAGCAGAAGACTCCCGGACGGTTCTCTCCCACCGTGGTTTAAGGCTGCTGACGCTCAAGCAGACGCGCTGAACGGCGCATAATGTCGTCCAGTTTAAAATCCGCCACGTGCTCCTGAAACCACTGCCGCGTGACATTGTCGCCTATCTCTTCAACGGTCATTTCCAAACCGGAGATATCCCCCTGCTGCGCCAGCAGGAATATTTTTTCAGCCTGATCCGCAGTCAGCAGCAGTTCTGTCAGGCCGGCTCCGTTATGCTCTGCTGACTGCGGCGGCTTATCTGTAATATCAACACGCAGGTACCGGGCCATCGCCGACAACAGTGCACTCTGGCAAACCGGCTTGGAGATAATTTCCTCGCATAAACCGGCATTATCACGCAGGTCAGAGTCCTGTACCGAGGCCGTCAGTAACATAATCGGGTAACTGCGCTGCGGGTATCGCCGACTAATCTCTATCAGCAACTGGTGGCCATCCATAACGGGCATCTTCAGATCGGTCAGGATCATATCCGGCACGGAATGTTCCAGCAGGGCTAACGCCTCCTGACCATCATTAGCCTGCAGGAACTTAAATGGCTGACCGGCCAGATACGTCATCACCAGATCTCTGTTGTAGGGAATATCATCCACCAGCAACAGGGTTGCCGGGGCAAAACGGTATTGCTTATCGGCCCTGGCAGCCAGTTCATCCTGAAGCGGGTCCCGATCAGTAATTTCTAGATCAGGAATCGTCACAATAAAGGCAGACCCCTGCCCCGCGCCTTCGCTCTCGACCCGAATATCCCCCCGAAGTAACCCCACCAGCTTCTGGGTGATCGCCAACCCCAGCCCCGTCCCGCCATATTCTGAAGCCTGCTGACCTTTAACCTGTTCAAAAGCGCTGAAGATGGCTTCCTGCTGATCCTTAGGTATCCCTTTGCCGGTGTCACTGACACTGAGCACTAACGTAACCCGTCTCTCCTGAGGCCTCAGATCATGAGCCTCCAGATTCAGCGTAACCTGCCCGTCTGCGGTAAATTTAATCGCGTTGGAACAGAGGTTCATCATCACCTGCTTAAGACGAAAGGCATCACACAGCAGGTAATCAGGCAATCCTTCGGAGCAGTGAGTCACCAGCCGGAGATCACTCTCGGCAGCACGTTGCTCAAACATGGCCCGTACCTCCTGCAACAGCTCCCGCGGTGAAAACGGGGTGTATTGCACCTCCATTTTGCCGGACTCAATTTTAGAAAAATCCAGCACCTCATTAATCAGCGCCAGCAGTGTATTACCGGCCGAATTGATCGAGCTGAGATAATTAAGCTTTTCTGCGGAGGTCTCACGGGCATGCAGAATTTCAGAAAAGCCCAGTACAGCATTCAGCGGGGTGCGCAGTTCATGGGACATATTCGCCAGAAAGCGGCTTTTGGCACGGTTTGATTCCTCGGCTTCAACCTTGGCAGCCAGATACTCACAGGTTCGCTTTTTAACCTCCTCTTCCAGATGGGCCTTGTAGCTTTCAAGATCTGTCACTTTATCCCTGATCGCGGCCTGTAGCTGCTGCAGGCTTCTGGCCAGATCACCGATTTCATCTACTGAGGACACATCCACCGTTCGCGTGTAATCACCGGCACTGATCGCCTTCGAGGTTTCCACCAGCTTAACGATAGGCCGGGTAATCTGCCGGGTAACAAAGTAATAGGTTAAACCCAGTGCCAGCATAAAAAAGATCAGGAACAGCGTGGCCGCTTTCTGCAGTAGCGTCTGTACGTGCTGGCGCAACTCATAATCGTGAAACCCCACGATCACTGTACCGATCGGTTCATAGCGCTGATCGATATAGATCGGATCACCTACCCAGTAATATTCCCCTTCATTACTGATACTGCCATTGCGGATACTGCTGATATTCAGCGCTTCCCGGATCGGCTTGCCCACCAGCCTGATATCATTATGCGCCATCACCCGGTCATCCTGATTAAGCACTATGATTTCGATCACACCGGATGAATCATGGTCTTCATATAAGCGTCTGGCATTGATCGACTGTACCTTAAGCACCCAATCAATATTGTCACTGCTCTGCGCAAGGCTCCTGATCTCTTTCAGCATCGGCGCCACAACATTGCTTGCTGCCGTTCTCAGGTTCTGAACATGTTCACTGCGGACCTCTTTAATAAACACCGCAGTACTGGCACCGAGAACCAAAAAAATCACTCCGGAGACAATCAGCATCAGACGGCCAAGTATTTTAGATTCCCTGATCATTGGGCTGACAACACCTTTTCAATCTCCGCTGCCGCCTGATCCAGCGTGCGCTTAACATCGGCACCATAAAAAATCTGATTAAACGCCACCGAAATCCTCTCTCCCACCCAGGGGAACTCCGGCATCCCCGACTGAATACTGGAATTGGTCCCGGACTCAAAGATCCAGTCCACGGCATCCAGCAGCCCTGCTGCTTTAAGGCGGGAAAAATAGTCAGAACGCCAGACATTCTGCCGCGCAGGAGAACCACCGGTATTCAGCAGTTTGGCCGTGGGTTCGCTGGTCACCCACTGAATAAAAAGCCAGGCGGCCTCTTTATGTTCAGAGTGCGCATTAATTGCAAACGCCCAGGCCCAGGGCGAAGTCTCCCGGCTAACCGGCCCTCGTGGCAGGCGCGCCGCATCCCACTGATCCCAGATCGGCGATTTCGCCGGGGTATCGATCTCATTAAAAAAGTGGGAGGCCAGAAATGCCGAGGCCAGCCGCCCCTCTTTGAACATCTGCCTGATTTCATAAAAATGCAGGAGCTGACTATTCGGCGGGTTGCCATAACCGGTAACCATATCGCGGTAGGTCGTCACCGCTGTCACCGCCTCCGGCGAATTGAATACCGGCCGCTTGTCCCGATCCAGAATCTCACCTCCGTAGGCACGGATCGCAGGGATAACGGTCCAGGTATTCAGACCGGCACCGGCCCGGGTACGGCTGGCAAATGCGTAGATGTTATTCATCCCCGCCGCATCCATCGCTGCCTGCAGTTGTCGCTTCGCTACCACGACCTCTTCGTAGGTATCCGGTACCGGAATAGCGAAACGCTTAAACAGGTCTTTCCGGTAAAACAGCACAGGCGCAGAAAAATCAAAAGGGATCGACAGCAACGTATCGTTGATCGTGCATAAACGCAGGCTGTTCGGACTGAGATCCTCAAACTGATACCAGTGCGGATCGGTTAAGCGGGAATCATTAAGAAAGGGCTGCAAAGGCAGCAGCCAGTTGTTCTGATAGGCGCGGCCAAGAAACGTCACCCCGATGGGAACCACATCATAAACACCGCTTGCCGAGGCCAGATCGATCTCCCGGCGTTTGCGCATGTCAGACTGCTCCGCCCGGATATAACCAACCTTTATCCCGGTCAGTGACTCAAACACAGGCAGAAAGGGTTCAAGTGCCGAGAAAGCCGGCTGGGCATCCGCTAAAACCGTCAGTTGGGTTCCCTGAAATTGTTTCCAGTCAATCGTGGCTGACTGCCAGTCGCGAAGATCAACCGGTTCACGACTCTCTGCCAGGCAGGGAATAGCTGCAAACAGCAGTAGCAAGAGGATGTGTTTCATCGTTACTAACGACTCCACCGCAAAGCTCAGAAATACCCTTCAATACTAGTTAACGTGATAGCAAATGCCAGCCGGCCCGTCCGGGGCAACGCCAGCCCGGCCATCACATCACCCGTAAGGGTATTCAGACCTGAGGTGCCCGACCGCTACTGCGTGGCCAGAGGCACCCGATATTAAACTGAAACCGGCTCTGACAGCCGCCTTCAGTATCTAAGAAACAGCCGCTTAATGCGCCTGCTCCCAATTGTCACCGACACCGGCTTCTACCAGCAAGGGTACATCCAGTTCAGCCGCCGACGCCATCCGTTTTTTCACCTCTTCGACAAAGGTATCAACCTGCGCTTCAGGCACCTCGAACACCAGTTCATCGTGCACCTGCATGATCATCCGTACATCAAACCCGGACTCCGCCAGCCACTGATCAACCTGAACCATCGCCCGTTTGATAATGTCGGCTGCGGTTCCCTGCATCGGCGCGTTGATCGCTGTACGCTCTGCTGCCTGACGGCGCATGGCATTTTTTGCCCGGATCTCCGGCAGATACAGACGGCGACCGAACAGGGTTTCAACATAGCCCTGCTGCTCCGCTTTGGCACGGATATCATCCATGTAACGCTGTACGCCCGGGTAGGTTTCAAAGTAATGCTCGATGTACTGCGCGGCGTCTTTACGCGCAATCCCCAGTTGCTTGGCCAGACCAAAGGCTGACATGCCGTAGATCAGACCGAAGTTGATCGCTTTGGCACTGCGGCGCTGATCGGCCGTCACCTGATCCAGCTCGACCTTAAACACCTCGGCTGCGGTGGCACTGTGAATGTCAGCCCCTTTGGAGAACGCATCCAGCAGCCCCTGATCCTGCGACAGGTGAGCCATGATTCGCAGTTCAATCTGGGAGTAGTCCGCCGCAACGATCTTACACCCTTGCGGTGCCACAAAAGCATGCCGGATTCTCCGCCCTTCCTGAGTCCGCACCGGAATATTCTGCAGGTTAGGGTCGGTTGATGAGAGCCGCCCGGTAGCAGTGACCGCCTGATGATAGGAGGTGTGGATGCGCCGGGTCACAGGATTGATCATCTGCGGCAGTTTATCGGTGTAGGTCGATTTCAGCTTACTCAGGCTGCGATGTTCCAGAATCAGTTTTGGCAGCGGATACTCCAGTGCCAGCTCCTGCAGCACCTCTTCCGCGGTGGAGGGTGCGCCTTTCGGCGTTTTTTTGATAACCGGAATGTTCAGC encodes the following:
- a CDS encoding ABC transporter substrate-binding protein: MKHILLLLLFAAIPCLAESREPVDLRDWQSATIDWKQFQGTQLTVLADAQPAFSALEPFLPVFESLTGIKVGYIRAEQSDMRKRREIDLASASGVYDVVPIGVTFLGRAYQNNWLLPLQPFLNDSRLTDPHWYQFEDLSPNSLRLCTINDTLLSIPFDFSAPVLFYRKDLFKRFAIPVPDTYEEVVVAKRQLQAAMDAAGMNNIYAFASRTRAGAGLNTWTVIPAIRAYGGEILDRDKRPVFNSPEAVTAVTTYRDMVTGYGNPPNSQLLHFYEIRQMFKEGRLASAFLASHFFNEIDTPAKSPIWDQWDAARLPRGPVSRETSPWAWAFAINAHSEHKEAAWLFIQWVTSEPTAKLLNTGGSPARQNVWRSDYFSRLKAAGLLDAVDWIFESGTNSSIQSGMPEFPWVGERISVAFNQIFYGADVKRTLDQAAAEIEKVLSAQ
- a CDS encoding ATP-binding protein, which encodes MIRESKILGRLMLIVSGVIFLVLGASTAVFIKEVRSEHVQNLRTAASNVVAPMLKEIRSLAQSSDNIDWVLKVQSINARRLYEDHDSSGVIEIIVLNQDDRVMAHNDIRLVGKPIREALNISSIRNGSISNEGEYYWVGDPIYIDQRYEPIGTVIVGFHDYELRQHVQTLLQKAATLFLIFFMLALGLTYYFVTRQITRPIVKLVETSKAISAGDYTRTVDVSSVDEIGDLARSLQQLQAAIRDKVTDLESYKAHLEEEVKKRTCEYLAAKVEAEESNRAKSRFLANMSHELRTPLNAVLGFSEILHARETSAEKLNYLSSINSAGNTLLALINEVLDFSKIESGKMEVQYTPFSPRELLQEVRAMFEQRAAESDLRLVTHCSEGLPDYLLCDAFRLKQVMMNLCSNAIKFTADGQVTLNLEAHDLRPQERRVTLVLSVSDTGKGIPKDQQEAIFSAFEQVKGQQASEYGGTGLGLAITQKLVGLLRGDIRVESEGAGQGSAFIVTIPDLEITDRDPLQDELAARADKQYRFAPATLLLVDDIPYNRDLVMTYLAGQPFKFLQANDGQEALALLEHSVPDMILTDLKMPVMDGHQLLIEISRRYPQRSYPIMLLTASVQDSDLRDNAGLCEEIISKPVCQSALLSAMARYLRVDITDKPPQSAEHNGAGLTELLLTADQAEKIFLLAQQGDISGLEMTVEEIGDNVTRQWFQEHVADFKLDDIMRRSARLLERQQP